A single region of the Anticarsia gemmatalis isolate Benzon Research Colony breed Stoneville strain chromosome 11, ilAntGemm2 primary, whole genome shotgun sequence genome encodes:
- the Tango10 gene encoding transport and golgi organization 10 — MDFLTVNGQISLSLDKKDKGEEPEANDDLEVDNSKSVLLKIATLYAEQLMSDLTLEVGGRGYPAHRLILCASSEVFQVMLMNREWSEWRESRIVLQETPIAADVFPHFIKYFYTGHIKISYQTVLPVLSLADKYNVRDLVSLCLTYMTQHIAQAAKRGFLTSWMQYTMACGHNDVARACQNFVKWNLEWVWTDVDLAELEGETLVQLLQQSDLVLHNEMSLYQLVSRWLKLQKQRLSASDLSEAESKAHFDSLVAAVFSHVRFPMMCPNQLANLLLCPLTQEHKDFFMERMAIAMSYQSGQYERVAEVQQTEAGRMLFTPRIYTEDTWGSVLAIDNFHNLPCYHTRTFIFSTRPSIADVAPQDKLTEWTVDLYPKGVWFQKSLLIVWAGTYDVPEVVLRTVRISITCQNCPDIDEDEYPDPMLEPDVRVKIGVLMWGVQKGVEHVSALVERVHRFSARNSVLNIDGALDFDELNTPLYTPSSPSSTRARSPTPVYQQPLHKRCSKCMDTCEDPEPMHLLGPNKDQLRIQVVIMPLTDYCHVAPDCRP; from the exons ATGGATTTTCTGACGGTGAACGGCCAAATCTCGTTGTCCTTAGACAAGAAGGATAAGGGCGAGGAGCCCGAGGCGAATGATGATCTCGAG GTGGACAATTCAAAGAGTGTGTTGCTAAAGATAGCGACACTATATGCTGAACAGTTGATGAGTGATCTAACACTAGAAGTGGGAGGACGAGGGTATCCAGCTCACAGGCTAATACTATGTGCTAGTAGTGAAGTGTTTCAG gtaatGTTAATGAATCGTGAGTGGAGCGAGTGGCGGGAAAGTCGCATCGTGTTGCAAGAGACGCCTATTGCCGCTGATGTCTTCCCACATTTTATCAA aTATTTTTACACTGGTCACATAAAGATATCATATCAAACAGTGTTGCCAGTGTTATCTCTTGCTGATAAATACAATGTTAGG GACCTAGTCAGTTTATGTCTAACATACATGACGCAACACATAGCCCAGGCAGCTAAGAGAGGGTTCCTTACTTCTTGGATGCAGTACACCATGGCTTGTGGACATAATGACGTTGCCAGG GCATGTCAGAACTTCGTCAAGTGGAATCTGGAGTGGGTGTGGACAGACGTGGACCTGGCCGAGCTGGAGGGAGAGACGCTGGTGCAGCTGCTGCAGCAGAGCGACCTCGTGCTGCATAACGAGATGAGCTTGTACCA GTTAGTATCGAGGTGGTTAAAGCTTCAAAAACAGAGGTTGAGCGCCAGTGATCTATCGGAGGCGGAGAGTAAGGCGCACTTCGATTCACTCGTCGCCGCAGTCTTCTCACATGTCAG gTTTCCAATGATGTGTCCGAACCAGTTAGCCAATCTTCTTCTCTGTCCACTGACACAAGAACACAAGGACTTTTTCATGGAACGTATGGCGATTGCTATGAGCTACCAGTCAG GTCAGTACGAGCGCGTAGCAGAAGTCCAGCAGACAGAAGCGGGTCGCATGCTGTTCACGCCCCGCATCTACACGGAGGACACGTGGGGCTCGGTGCTGGCCATCGACAACTTCCACAACCTGCCGTGCTACCACACGCGGACCTTCATCTTCTCCACGCGGCCGTCCATCGCCGACGTGGCGCCGCAGGACAAGCTGACGGAGTGGACCGTGGACCTGTACCCCAAGGGGGTCTGGTTCCAGAAGAGCTTGCTGATTGTGTGGGCCGGCACTTATGAT GTGCCGGAGGTGGTCCTGCGTACGGTGCGTATCTCGATCACGTGTCAGAACTGTCCCGACATCGACGAGGACGAGTACCCCGACCCCATGCTCGAGCCTGACGTACGGGTTAAG ATTGGTGTGTTAATGTGGGGAGTACAGAAAGGTGTGGAGCACGTGTCTGCCCTAGTGGAAAGAGTACATCGCTTCTCTGCGAGAAATAG TGTGTTAAATATCGACGGCGCCCTGGACTTCGACGAGCTGAACACTCCGCTGTATACACCATCGTCTCCCAGCAGTACACGCGCTCGCTCACCCACACCCGTGTATCAGCAACCTCTACACAA GCGGTGTTCAAAATGCATGGACACGTGCGAAGATCCCGAACCCATGCACTTGCTGGGCCCCAACAAGGACCAGCTTCGCATCCAGGTGGTGATCATGCCGCTCACGGACTACTGCCACGTGGCGCCCGACTGCCGCCCCTGA